In Tubulanus polymorphus chromosome 2, tnTubPoly1.2, whole genome shotgun sequence, a single window of DNA contains:
- the LOC141899323 gene encoding suppressor of fused homolog — MSSGKKEDAAQVYNTANINQGPVTPPGFEAIYSACRQLYPDQPNPLQVTALVKYWLGGPDPLDYISMYSNPGCPEKNVPPHWHYVSFGLSDLHGDGRVHDSAYRSGSVDSPSGFGFEMTFRLRKEQETAPPTWPAALMQALARYVFQSENTLCEGDHVPWHSSLDGSESRMQHMLMTADPQLKTITTAFGVVNFVQVVGVCEEELKAAQHWNGSGIIDLMKTVDNAGGAWLITDMRRGENVFEIDPQLQERVDQGISLEGSNLSGVSSQCSWIELSKVSNDNKENYDNLRRGSSTSDTTDAPNITDLESEQIKNALTIGLGYSKPVLPPIPSGDSSSRKASFDSNLSGDAPTELLRTRSIDAVHLKFSLEAGKLLPLALLGRLKHGRHFTFKSILNDVAITFVSQSVIGSIADASHPYAAHGPWLQVLLTDDFIDHMLRDIQILDEIDVIDLPKVFQWCEHHMTITICPDTVESVVCS; from the exons ATGTCGTCTGGGAAAAAAGAAGATGCTGCACAAGTTTACAACACTGCAAACATTAATCAGGGACCTGTAACACCTCCAGGATTTGAGGCGATCTATTCAGCATGCCGACAACTGTATCCTGACCAACCAAATCCATTACAAGTCACCGCTTTGGTGAAATACTG GTTGGGAGGTCCGGACCCTCTAGATTATATAAGTATGTACTCAAATCCTGGTTGTCCAGAAAAGAATGTGCCCCCACATTGGCATTATGTTAGTTTTGGATTATCTGATCTTCACGGCGATGGAAGAGTTCATGA TTCTGCCTACCGTAGTGGATCTGTTGATTCCCCGAGCGGGTTTGGTTTCGAAATGACATTTAGACTGCGAAAGGAACAAGAAACAGCCCCGCCAACGTGGCCTGCGGCCCTCATGCAAGCCCTTGCGAGATATGTTTTTCAGTCTG AAAATACATTGTGCGAAGGTGATCATGTACCGTGGCATAGCTCATTAGATGGTAGTGAATCTCGAATGCAACATATGCTCATGACTGCGGATCCTCAACTTAAAACAATAACCACTGCTTTTGGTGTGGTGAATTTTGTGCAA GTTGTTGGTGTTTGTGAAGAAGAGTTAAAAGCTGCCCAACATTGGAATGGAAGTGGTATTATTGACCTAATGAAGACTGTTGACAA tGCTGGAGGTGCATGGCTTATAACTGATATGAGGAGAGGggaaaatgtatttgaaattgacCCACAGTTACAG GAAAGAGTTGATCAGGGTATATCACTAGAAGGCTCTAACCTAAGTGGAGTTAGTAGCCAATGTTCGTGGATCGAATTATCAAAAGTCAGTAATGACAACAAGGAAAATTATGACAACTTACGCCGAGGCAGTTCAACTAGCGATACAACAGATGCACCAAATATAACAGATTTAG AATCTGAGCAAATAAAGAATGCTTTAACAATTGGTTTGGGATATTCAAAGCCAGTACTTCCACCCATACCATCTGGAGATTCATCATCAAG AAAAGCTTCATTTGATAGTAATTTGAGTGGTGATGCACCAACTGAACTCCTTCGTACAAGAAGTATTGATGCCGTCCACTTGAAATTTAGTTTAGAGGCTGGAAAACTGCTGCCACTTGCTTTGTT AGGAAGATTGAAACATGGTCGCCATTTCACTTTCAAAAGTATTCTCAATGATGTGGCTATAACATTTGTTTCCCAAAGTGTAATTGGATCAATAGCTGATGCCTCCCACCCATACGCTGCCCATGGGCCATGGTTACAG GTTCTGTTGACCGATGATTTCATAGATCATATGTTGCGTGATATACAAATATTAGATGAAATCGATGTG ATCGATTTGCCAAAAGTATTCCAATGGTGTGAACATCATATGACGATTACAATTTGCCCAGATACAGTGGAATCAGTTGTGTGTAGTTAG
- the LOC141899711 gene encoding cys-loop ligand-gated ion channel-like isoform X3 — protein sequence MVIYKMPSNTTNNNDYDPEEDFKYRTGSARNGPRTFVMDSNLTSSLIHLQSSIDKFTELYSRIAHKQLLADTGKKQPQRSQSLASYPPDLRDEKVVVALRMVFLKIGEIDTLKENYTADIFLYATWPEESLDGWDDKIDINTVDYSKYWNPKLVVENTYSDEPKEDIWQSVQFDNNGKATMVEKRRLKGTFAENLELKHFPFDTQDLSITVASERSDKELDLVEDPNKLSCINVQTFVDAQEWDLHSHVEVNKKSSLKEFSGTPYRSPAMVFTCRAGRRPGFFIWNILLVMFFICCLIFATFSVNEELVQNRLQLSFTLVLTAVAFKFVVNQSLPKISYLTYLDKYILVSMTLLILVNFWHAIVHRLLFKQIANGKFTIDQVTRADTWAIITFGILFALFHVLFILHIYFGALKRRREMIRKDQEYKITFDV from the exons ATGGTTATCTATAAGATGCCTTCAAATACCACTAACAATAACGACTATGACCCTGAAGAGGATTTCAAATATCGAACCGGATCGGCAAGAAATGGACCACGAACGTTCGTGATGGATTCCAATCTGACCAGCAGTCTAATTCATTTACAGTCGTCCATTGACAAATTTACGGAACTGTACAGTCGCATAGCGCATAAACAGTTATTAGCAGATACGGGCAAGAAGCAGCCCCAACGGTCTCAGAGTTTGGCCAGTTATCCACCGGATTTAAGGGATGAAAAG GTCGTGGTGGCATTACGGATGGTTTTCCTAAAGATTGGCGAAATTGATACATTGAAAGAAAACTATACAGCGGATATATTTTTGTACGCCACGTGGCCAGAAGAAAGCCTCGATGGCTGGGATGATAAG ATTGATATCAATACAGTTGATTACTCGAAATACTGGAATCCGAAACTTGTCGTAGAGAACACGTACAGTGACGAACCGAAGGAAGATATCTGGCAGTCTGTGCAATTTGATAATAACGGCAAAGCTACTATGGTCGAAAAACGGCGACTGAAAGGCACGTTCGCTGAGAACCTGGAATTAAAACATTTCCCATTTGACACACAG GACTTGTCAATAACAGTGGCAAGTGAACGATCAGATAAAGAGCTCGATCTTGTCGAGGACCCGAACAAACTCAGTTGCATTAATGTTCAGACTTTCGTAGATGCCCAAGAATGGGATCTGCATTCGCACGTCGAAGTGAATAAAAAATCTTCGTTAAAAGAATTTTCGGGCACGCCATATCGGTCGCCTGCCATGGTGTTTACGTGCCGAGCTGGAAGACGACCAGGATTCTTTATCTGGAATATTCTACTCGTCATG tttttcaTCTGTTGCCTCATATTCGCCACATTTTCCGTGAACGAAGAACTCGTCCAGAATCGTCTTCAACTGTCGTTTACGTTGGTTCTCACCGCCGTAGCATTTAAATTCGTTGTCAATCAAAGCTTGCCAAAAATATCCTATCTGACATATTTG GATAAATACATATTGGTTTCAATGACGTTGCTaattttagttaatttctgGCACGCGATTGTTCATCGCCTGCTGTTCAAACAGATCGCTAATGGAAAATTCACGATAGACCAAGTGACCAGGGCTGATACGTGGGCAATAATAACGTTCGGCATTTTATTTGCCCTGTTCCACGTTCTGTTTATTTTGCACATATATTTCGGC GCGTTGAAGAGAAGGCGGGAAATGATACGAAAAGATCAAGAATACAAA ATAACTTTCGATGTCTGA
- the LOC141899711 gene encoding cys-loop ligand-gated ion channel-like isoform X2 yields MVIYKMPSNTTNNNDYDPEEDFKYRTGSARNGPRTFVMDSNLTSSLIHLQSSIDKFTELYSRIAHKQLLADTGKKQPQRSQSLASYPPDLRDEKVVVALRMVFLKIGEIDTLKENYTADIFLYATWPEESLDGWDDKIDINTVDYSKYWNPKLVVENTYSDEPKEDIWQSVQFDNNGKATMVEKRRLKGTFAENLELKHFPFDTQDLSITVASERSDKELDLVEDPNKLSCINVQTFVDAQEWDLHSHVEVNKKSSLKEFSGTPYRSPAMVFTCRAGRRPGFFIWNILLVMFFICCLIFATFSVNEELVQNRLQLSFTLVLTAVAFKFVVNQSLPKISYLTYLDKYILVSMTLLILVNFWHAIVHRLLFKQIANGKFTIDQVTRADTWAIITFGILFALFHVLFILHIYFGALKRRREMIRKDQEYKVKSRKFNNSYGKKGLRAAFNQAYELSGTLV; encoded by the exons ATGGTTATCTATAAGATGCCTTCAAATACCACTAACAATAACGACTATGACCCTGAAGAGGATTTCAAATATCGAACCGGATCGGCAAGAAATGGACCACGAACGTTCGTGATGGATTCCAATCTGACCAGCAGTCTAATTCATTTACAGTCGTCCATTGACAAATTTACGGAACTGTACAGTCGCATAGCGCATAAACAGTTATTAGCAGATACGGGCAAGAAGCAGCCCCAACGGTCTCAGAGTTTGGCCAGTTATCCACCGGATTTAAGGGATGAAAAG GTCGTGGTGGCATTACGGATGGTTTTCCTAAAGATTGGCGAAATTGATACATTGAAAGAAAACTATACAGCGGATATATTTTTGTACGCCACGTGGCCAGAAGAAAGCCTCGATGGCTGGGATGATAAG ATTGATATCAATACAGTTGATTACTCGAAATACTGGAATCCGAAACTTGTCGTAGAGAACACGTACAGTGACGAACCGAAGGAAGATATCTGGCAGTCTGTGCAATTTGATAATAACGGCAAAGCTACTATGGTCGAAAAACGGCGACTGAAAGGCACGTTCGCTGAGAACCTGGAATTAAAACATTTCCCATTTGACACACAG GACTTGTCAATAACAGTGGCAAGTGAACGATCAGATAAAGAGCTCGATCTTGTCGAGGACCCGAACAAACTCAGTTGCATTAATGTTCAGACTTTCGTAGATGCCCAAGAATGGGATCTGCATTCGCACGTCGAAGTGAATAAAAAATCTTCGTTAAAAGAATTTTCGGGCACGCCATATCGGTCGCCTGCCATGGTGTTTACGTGCCGAGCTGGAAGACGACCAGGATTCTTTATCTGGAATATTCTACTCGTCATG tttttcaTCTGTTGCCTCATATTCGCCACATTTTCCGTGAACGAAGAACTCGTCCAGAATCGTCTTCAACTGTCGTTTACGTTGGTTCTCACCGCCGTAGCATTTAAATTCGTTGTCAATCAAAGCTTGCCAAAAATATCCTATCTGACATATTTG GATAAATACATATTGGTTTCAATGACGTTGCTaattttagttaatttctgGCACGCGATTGTTCATCGCCTGCTGTTCAAACAGATCGCTAATGGAAAATTCACGATAGACCAAGTGACCAGGGCTGATACGTGGGCAATAATAACGTTCGGCATTTTATTTGCCCTGTTCCACGTTCTGTTTATTTTGCACATATATTTCGGC GCGTTGAAGAGAAGGCGGGAAATGATACGAAAAGATCAAGAATACAAA
- the LOC141899711 gene encoding proton-gated ion channel-like isoform X1, translated as MVIYKMPSNTTNNNDYDPEEDFKYRTGSARNGPRTFVMDSNLTSSLIHLQSSIDKFTELYSRIAHKQLLADTGKKQPQRSQSLASYPPDLRDEKVVVALRMVFLKIGEIDTLKENYTADIFLYATWPEESLDGWDDKIDINTVDYSKYWNPKLVVENTYSDEPKEDIWQSVQFDNNGKATMVEKRRLKGTFAENLELKHFPFDTQDLSITVASERSDKELDLVEDPNKLSCINVQTFVDAQEWDLHSHVEVNKKSSLKEFSGTPYRSPAMVFTCRAGRRPGFFIWNILLVMFFICCLIFATFSVNEELVQNRLQLSFTLVLTAVAFKFVVNQSLPKISYLTYLDKYILVSMTLLILVNFWHAIVHRLLFKQIANGKFTIDQVTRADTWAIITFGILFALFHVLFILHIYFGALKRRREMIRKDQEYKRRRFMFNSALTATSSVGFDLSSERNMVRTAGLHLTDYEEADNVGHFMPIILTAGITTGTV; from the exons ATGGTTATCTATAAGATGCCTTCAAATACCACTAACAATAACGACTATGACCCTGAAGAGGATTTCAAATATCGAACCGGATCGGCAAGAAATGGACCACGAACGTTCGTGATGGATTCCAATCTGACCAGCAGTCTAATTCATTTACAGTCGTCCATTGACAAATTTACGGAACTGTACAGTCGCATAGCGCATAAACAGTTATTAGCAGATACGGGCAAGAAGCAGCCCCAACGGTCTCAGAGTTTGGCCAGTTATCCACCGGATTTAAGGGATGAAAAG GTCGTGGTGGCATTACGGATGGTTTTCCTAAAGATTGGCGAAATTGATACATTGAAAGAAAACTATACAGCGGATATATTTTTGTACGCCACGTGGCCAGAAGAAAGCCTCGATGGCTGGGATGATAAG ATTGATATCAATACAGTTGATTACTCGAAATACTGGAATCCGAAACTTGTCGTAGAGAACACGTACAGTGACGAACCGAAGGAAGATATCTGGCAGTCTGTGCAATTTGATAATAACGGCAAAGCTACTATGGTCGAAAAACGGCGACTGAAAGGCACGTTCGCTGAGAACCTGGAATTAAAACATTTCCCATTTGACACACAG GACTTGTCAATAACAGTGGCAAGTGAACGATCAGATAAAGAGCTCGATCTTGTCGAGGACCCGAACAAACTCAGTTGCATTAATGTTCAGACTTTCGTAGATGCCCAAGAATGGGATCTGCATTCGCACGTCGAAGTGAATAAAAAATCTTCGTTAAAAGAATTTTCGGGCACGCCATATCGGTCGCCTGCCATGGTGTTTACGTGCCGAGCTGGAAGACGACCAGGATTCTTTATCTGGAATATTCTACTCGTCATG tttttcaTCTGTTGCCTCATATTCGCCACATTTTCCGTGAACGAAGAACTCGTCCAGAATCGTCTTCAACTGTCGTTTACGTTGGTTCTCACCGCCGTAGCATTTAAATTCGTTGTCAATCAAAGCTTGCCAAAAATATCCTATCTGACATATTTG GATAAATACATATTGGTTTCAATGACGTTGCTaattttagttaatttctgGCACGCGATTGTTCATCGCCTGCTGTTCAAACAGATCGCTAATGGAAAATTCACGATAGACCAAGTGACCAGGGCTGATACGTGGGCAATAATAACGTTCGGCATTTTATTTGCCCTGTTCCACGTTCTGTTTATTTTGCACATATATTTCGGC GCGTTGAAGAGAAGGCGGGAAATGATACGAAAAGATCAAGAATACAAA AGACGACGGTTTATGTTCAACAGCGCCCTTACAGCCACGTCTAGCGTCGGGTTTGATCTATCCAGCGAAAGAAACATGGTGAGGACCGCGGGCCTGCACCTAACCGACTACGAAGAAGCCGATAATGTGGGCCATTTCATGCCTATAATATTAACTGCTGGTATTACTACCGGTACAGTTTAG